A single window of Methanothermobacter marburgensis str. Marburg DNA harbors:
- a CDS encoding oligosaccharide repeat unit polymerase family protein, which yields MRFDIFSPYSVIIALLIYLVLALSGTLMGIRGLRLPSGLSVLYIALGASIFILGAYMSERIRTEKPASPGNPKETLLVLLVTSGIILQALNLYLLGGIPLLSGYLKARAVTKIWLLSYLIFLPSINMLLAAYPRRRYCIPLIIGATLFAFTGYRTTVVVILLSGMITIYYSARPSPRQIGLLLSALAIVAISVGYIAVKSIEWQTWTLNPLELLLYRAGYTLMVFDRLLDHQGATAGKLLYYTLTGYLHSTDPRAIVGEVVLGYRHSTTSLIFGPPLLDFGLPAMVIQMFLLGLILGLMHRIQMSLNGIFTGIYSVILAHTIIWVETGPTDLVVWLFYMVAVISIIYVLWRCYPETGSCS from the coding sequence ATGAGGTTTGATATATTCTCCCCATATTCTGTCATTATAGCACTGCTCATATACCTTGTACTTGCCCTTTCAGGGACACTGATGGGCATCAGGGGCCTGAGACTTCCATCAGGGCTTTCAGTTCTCTATATAGCCCTGGGTGCCAGCATATTCATCCTTGGAGCATATATGTCTGAAAGGATACGAACAGAGAAACCTGCCAGCCCAGGAAATCCTAAGGAAACACTCCTGGTACTTCTTGTCACGTCTGGAATCATTCTACAGGCATTGAACCTTTATCTTCTGGGTGGAATCCCACTACTCAGCGGTTACCTCAAGGCAAGGGCGGTTACGAAGATATGGCTTCTCTCATACCTCATATTCCTCCCATCAATTAACATGCTTCTTGCAGCTTATCCCAGGAGGAGGTACTGCATTCCACTTATAATTGGCGCCACACTCTTTGCCTTCACAGGCTACAGGACAACGGTTGTGGTTATACTGCTGAGCGGTATGATAACCATCTACTACTCTGCAAGGCCATCCCCCCGCCAGATAGGCCTCCTGCTATCAGCTCTTGCCATTGTGGCAATATCAGTCGGTTACATTGCTGTTAAATCAATTGAATGGCAGACCTGGACCCTCAATCCACTGGAACTCCTCCTCTACAGGGCAGGCTACACCCTCATGGTATTTGACAGGCTTCTGGACCATCAGGGGGCAACTGCCGGTAAACTCCTCTATTACACCCTTACAGGATATCTGCACTCAACGGATCCACGGGCAATCGTTGGTGAGGTTGTGCTTGGCTACAGGCACTCAACAACATCACTCATATTCGGACCCCCTCTCCTGGACTTCGGGCTTCCTGCAATGGTTATCCAGATGTTCCTCCTGGGTCTGATTCTTGGATTAATGCACAGGATTCAGATGTCACTGAATGGAATCTTCACAGGTATCTATTCAGTAATTCTGGCCCATACCATAATCTGGGTCGAAACAGGCCCAACAGACCTTGTGGTCTGGTTGTTCTACATGGTGGCTGTCATATCAATTATATATGTCCTCTGGAGGTGTTATCCTGAAACTGGCAGTTGCAGCTGA
- the hisB gene encoding imidazoleglycerol-phosphate dehydratase HisB, translated as MRRSLKTRETLETHVKVDLNLDGSGRSNVNTGLGFLDHMLGSLARHGLMDLEVEARGDLEVDDHHTVEDVALTLGEALREALGDGKGIRRMAHAMVPMDESLATVALDLGGRPYTVLELDFRGTRIGDVSSDNIGHFFESFAASAAINIHASVRGSNDHHKAEALFKALAMALRDAVRVEHDMIPSTKGRL; from the coding sequence ATGAGAAGAAGTCTGAAGACCCGGGAAACCCTTGAAACCCATGTGAAGGTTGATCTGAACCTTGATGGTAGTGGAAGGTCAAATGTGAATACAGGTCTTGGATTCCTTGACCACATGCTTGGATCGCTGGCCCGTCACGGGCTCATGGACCTTGAGGTGGAGGCAAGGGGAGATCTGGAGGTTGACGACCACCACACGGTTGAGGACGTTGCGCTGACACTGGGCGAGGCCCTCAGGGAGGCCCTCGGTGATGGAAAGGGTATAAGGAGGATGGCCCATGCTATGGTCCCCATGGATGAGTCCCTGGCCACCGTTGCACTGGACCTGGGTGGAAGACCCTACACGGTACTTGAACTTGATTTCAGAGGTACCAGGATTGGAGATGTCTCATCAGATAACATAGGGCATTTCTTTGAGTCATTTGCGGCTTCTGCTGCCATTAACATCCATGCATCTGTCAGGGGAAGTAACGACCACCATAAGGCCGAGGCACTCTTCAAGGCACTTGCAATGGCACTGAGGGATGCTGTACGGGTTGAACACGATATGATTCCAAGCACCAAGGGCAGATTGTAG
- a CDS encoding 4Fe-4S binding protein produces the protein MKIIVDPDKCTGCGECREACPKGGRIWTIDRRNPARASNLEFCHQCMICASKCPEGAIRIIRDDNYEKKSEDPGNP, from the coding sequence TTGAAGATCATTGTGGATCCAGATAAATGCACCGGATGCGGTGAGTGCCGTGAGGCCTGTCCCAAGGGGGGAAGGATATGGACCATAGACAGGAGAAACCCTGCCCGAGCCTCAAACCTTGAATTCTGCCACCAGTGCATGATATGTGCAAGTAAATGTCCTGAAGGCGCCATAAGGATCATAAGGGATGATAACTATGAGAAGAAGTCTGAAGACCCGGGAAACCCTTGA
- a CDS encoding flavodoxin family protein, with the protein MIVGICGSPRKQATHYVLERTLETLEDEGFETEFFTVRGKNISPCRHCDYCLRNRECVLKDDMYPLYDLLRGAQGIIIATPVYNGGVSAQVKAIMDRCRALGAEDYDSLRGKLGMGIAVGGDRCGGQEPALMQIHTFYILNGVIPVSGGSFGANLGACLWSRDTIEGVKEDSYGFKTLDKTLKMFKRFLNSQTP; encoded by the coding sequence ATGATAGTGGGTATATGTGGAAGCCCCAGGAAACAGGCCACCCATTACGTGCTTGAGAGGACCCTTGAAACACTGGAGGATGAAGGGTTTGAAACAGAGTTCTTCACTGTAAGGGGTAAGAACATCTCACCCTGCAGGCACTGTGACTACTGCCTCAGGAACAGGGAGTGTGTGCTGAAGGACGACATGTACCCACTCTACGACCTCCTTAGGGGGGCCCAGGGAATCATAATTGCAACCCCTGTCTACAATGGCGGTGTCAGCGCCCAGGTGAAGGCCATAATGGACCGCTGCCGGGCGCTTGGTGCAGAGGACTACGACTCCCTAAGGGGTAAGTTGGGCATGGGCATAGCTGTTGGTGGTGACAGGTGCGGGGGGCAGGAACCTGCCCTCATGCAGATACACACCTTCTACATCCTCAACGGAGTAATACCAGTAAGCGGGGGGTCCTTCGGAGCAAACCTTGGGGCATGTCTCTGGTCAAGGGACACCATCGAGGGCGTTAAGGAGGATTCCTATGGGTTTAAAACCCTTGATAAAACCCTCAAAATGTTTAAAAGATTTTTGAATTCCCAGACCCCATAA
- a CDS encoding F420-dependent methylenetetrahydromethanopterin dehydrogenase, whose product MVVKIGIIKCGNIGTSPVLDLLLDERADRPNIDVCVVGSGAKMNPDEIERAVPTMLEMERDFVIFISPNPGAPGPAKARELLSAADVPAMIIGDAPGLRVKDEIEEQGLGYIIVKADPMIGARREFLDPTEMASFNSDVIKVLAFTGAYRVVQNTIDAMIADVEAGKAPELPQVVIDTDKAVEAAGYTNPYAKAKAMAAYEIATKVADIDVRGCFMVQDPDQYIPIVASAHEMLSAAAKLAIEAREIEKANDTVLRTPHGKEGKTLSKKDLLAKPE is encoded by the coding sequence ATGGTTGTAAAAATTGGTATAATAAAATGTGGTAACATCGGGACCTCACCTGTGCTGGACCTGTTACTTGATGAGAGGGCAGACAGGCCAAACATAGATGTCTGTGTCGTGGGTTCAGGTGCAAAAATGAACCCCGATGAAATCGAAAGGGCAGTACCAACCATGCTTGAAATGGAGAGGGACTTTGTTATATTCATAAGCCCAAACCCCGGTGCACCTGGCCCTGCAAAGGCAAGGGAGCTCCTTTCAGCGGCTGATGTTCCAGCCATGATCATAGGTGACGCACCAGGCCTCAGGGTCAAGGATGAAATCGAGGAGCAGGGACTTGGATACATAATAGTAAAGGCCGACCCGATGATAGGGGCAAGAAGGGAGTTCCTGGACCCAACAGAGATGGCATCCTTCAACTCCGACGTTATAAAGGTCCTTGCATTCACAGGCGCATACAGGGTTGTGCAGAACACAATCGATGCAATGATTGCAGATGTTGAAGCCGGAAAGGCACCTGAACTTCCTCAGGTGGTAATAGACACAGATAAGGCGGTTGAGGCAGCAGGCTACACCAACCCATATGCAAAGGCCAAGGCCATGGCTGCATATGAGATAGCAACCAAGGTGGCTGACATAGACGTCAGGGGCTGCTTCATGGTACAGGACCCTGACCAGTACATACCAATCGTTGCCTCAGCACACGAAATGCTATCTGCAGCTGCCAAACTTGCAATTGAAGCAAGGGAAATCGAAAAGGCCAACGACACCGTGCTGAGAACACCACACGGTAAGGAAGGCAAAACACTTAGCAAGAAGGATCTTCTGGCCAAGCCAGAATAG
- a CDS encoding bifunctional 5,6,7,8-tetrahydromethanopterin hydro-lyase/3-hexulose-6-phosphate synthase, with protein MYRIGEALIGSGNEVAHIDLIIGDKEGNAGAAFANGLTSLSLGHTPLLSVIRPNLMTKPATLIVPKVTVSCLEDADKVFGPAQTAVARAVADAVEEGIIPEEKVEDLVVIVSVFIHPEAEDYRKIYQYNYGATKLALRRAMENYPSARKVLSEKDRGSHPIMGFRAVRLWNPPYLQVALDLDSIEEMERIIDALPNRERILLEAGTPLVKKFGVGVVSRIRELRRDAFIIADLKTLDVGRIEVKMAADETADAVAISGLGTVESIEKAIHEAQKQGIYSILDMMNVENFVDKLRGLRYKPDIVLLHRNVDLETLRAERGEDIGEMSEWGNIREIKDILGPRGLVAVAGGITPSKMQEALDSGADIIVVGRYIIGSRDVRRAAEDFLEHMPQDPDTMRLPLDEDESI; from the coding sequence TTGTACAGAATAGGTGAAGCACTCATAGGAAGCGGCAATGAGGTTGCCCATATAGATCTCATCATAGGTGATAAGGAGGGAAACGCGGGGGCAGCCTTTGCAAATGGCCTCACCAGCCTTTCCCTTGGTCATACACCACTTCTATCGGTTATAAGGCCCAACCTCATGACAAAACCCGCAACCCTCATAGTACCCAAGGTTACGGTGAGCTGCCTTGAGGACGCCGACAAGGTCTTCGGGCCGGCTCAGACAGCGGTTGCCCGTGCAGTTGCCGATGCGGTTGAGGAGGGAATAATCCCCGAGGAAAAGGTTGAGGACCTCGTGGTAATTGTCAGTGTATTCATACACCCAGAGGCAGAGGACTACCGCAAGATATACCAGTACAACTACGGGGCAACCAAACTGGCCCTCAGAAGGGCCATGGAGAACTACCCCTCAGCAAGGAAGGTCCTCAGTGAAAAGGACCGGGGAAGCCACCCAATCATGGGTTTCAGGGCAGTCAGACTGTGGAACCCCCCCTACCTGCAGGTTGCCCTTGACCTTGACAGCATTGAGGAGATGGAGAGGATCATTGACGCTCTCCCCAACAGGGAAAGGATACTCCTCGAGGCCGGAACACCCCTCGTCAAGAAGTTCGGTGTTGGTGTCGTAAGCAGGATAAGGGAGCTTCGAAGGGACGCCTTCATAATAGCTGACCTCAAAACCCTTGACGTTGGCAGGATAGAGGTTAAGATGGCCGCAGATGAGACGGCTGATGCAGTGGCCATATCCGGTCTCGGAACCGTTGAATCCATTGAGAAGGCCATCCACGAGGCCCAGAAACAGGGCATATACTCCATACTGGACATGATGAATGTTGAAAACTTCGTTGATAAACTCAGGGGCCTCAGATACAAGCCAGACATCGTCCTCCTCCACAGGAATGTAGACCTTGAAACCCTCAGAGCAGAGCGTGGAGAGGACATTGGTGAAATGAGCGAATGGGGCAACATCAGGGAAATAAAGGATATACTTGGCCCCAGGGGCCTTGTGGCCGTTGCAGGAGGTATAACACCATCCAAGATGCAGGAGGCCCTTGATAGCGGCGCCGACATAATAGTGGTTGGAAGGTACATAATCGGCTCAAGGGATGTGAGGAGGGCCGCCGAGGACTTCCTGGAGCACATGCCCCAGGACCCCGACACCATGAGACTGCCCCTTGACGAGGACGAGTCAATCTAG
- a CDS encoding oligosaccharide flippase family protein: MASSGTSKLLKGSFFIIIGNLLFRVGGYIYRVLMTRLLGPEGYGLLGLTLPFQGIFQILAAGGLPPAIAKYVAQHRALKEDEMARQVVITALKVMIFLGLTFSLVMFFTAPWLANQFFHKPAAQYPLQAVALITPFSVIVGAFRGAFQGIYRMEYVVVTRAVEQVFMITLAVVFVMAGFYAAGAVMGTAMGFLASAISAILIFKRLMNSYFPPAPPEKRLTIREELGLVKVLLSFSIPVIITALSEMAIYDISVFVIGVFMATTSVGYYTAADPIARLPLVVSLSVATAVLPAASEAFALKDRRLLETYIVQSYRVVTLLVLPMCVGIAVFSEPLLELLFGSNFIFGAGALSILVVGMSFYTLFMISSSIAQGIGYPRLPMYVLVAGTVINLALNVALVPLIGIEGGALATTIAAFIIMIIILWKTSEITGVKPPGLSLLRIGFSSGVMGVFMLLLPQTIMGLLLAIILSPLVYGASLLLIGGVEKRDVRLVRKSASRMGPLSGAMNRVADLMDRWAR; encoded by the coding sequence ATGGCATCTTCAGGTACCTCCAAACTCTTAAAGGGCAGCTTCTTTATAATAATCGGCAACCTGCTTTTCAGGGTGGGTGGATACATCTACCGCGTTCTAATGACACGTCTCCTCGGACCCGAGGGCTACGGACTCCTGGGACTGACACTCCCATTCCAGGGGATATTCCAGATACTGGCCGCCGGGGGTCTGCCGCCGGCAATAGCCAAGTATGTGGCCCAGCACCGGGCCCTCAAGGAGGATGAAATGGCCAGGCAGGTTGTTATAACCGCGCTGAAGGTCATGATATTTCTTGGTCTGACGTTCTCCCTCGTAATGTTCTTCACAGCCCCCTGGCTTGCAAACCAGTTCTTCCATAAACCAGCAGCCCAGTACCCCTTGCAGGCTGTTGCACTTATAACACCATTCAGTGTTATAGTGGGTGCCTTCAGGGGCGCATTTCAGGGCATATACCGGATGGAGTACGTCGTGGTTACAAGGGCGGTTGAGCAGGTTTTCATGATAACCCTCGCAGTTGTCTTTGTGATGGCCGGTTTCTATGCAGCAGGGGCGGTTATGGGTACCGCCATGGGTTTTCTCGCCTCGGCCATATCAGCTATCCTGATATTCAAAAGGCTGATGAACAGCTATTTCCCACCTGCTCCCCCAGAAAAAAGGCTGACCATCAGGGAGGAACTGGGACTTGTGAAAGTGCTTCTCTCATTCTCCATCCCCGTTATAATCACCGCCCTCTCTGAGATGGCAATATATGATATAAGTGTATTTGTGATAGGTGTGTTCATGGCGACAACCTCTGTGGGATACTACACTGCGGCTGATCCCATTGCAAGGCTTCCTCTTGTAGTATCCCTCTCTGTGGCAACCGCTGTTCTTCCTGCGGCATCAGAGGCCTTCGCACTGAAGGACAGGAGGCTCCTTGAAACCTACATTGTACAGTCATACAGGGTCGTGACTCTCCTTGTGCTTCCCATGTGTGTTGGCATAGCCGTCTTCTCAGAACCCCTTCTTGAACTCCTCTTTGGGAGCAACTTCATCTTCGGTGCTGGCGCTCTGAGCATACTGGTTGTTGGGATGAGCTTCTACACCCTTTTCATGATATCATCAAGTATCGCCCAGGGGATAGGTTACCCCCGTCTTCCAATGTACGTGCTGGTTGCTGGAACTGTCATAAACCTTGCACTGAACGTTGCCCTTGTACCCTTAATTGGAATCGAGGGGGGAGCCCTTGCAACAACAATCGCGGCCTTCATTATAATGATCATCATCCTCTGGAAGACCTCAGAGATAACCGGTGTGAAGCCGCCGGGCCTCTCACTTCTCAGGATAGGATTCTCATCAGGGGTTATGGGGGTCTTCATGCTGCTCCTTCCCCAGACCATCATGGGGCTCCTTCTGGCAATAATCCTCAGTCCCCTGGTTTACGGTGCGAGCCTACTCCTTATAGGGGGTGTTGAGAAGCGTGACGTGAGGCTTGTGAGGAAGTCTGCGTCAAGGATGGGTCCCCTCTCAGGAGCCATGAACAGGGTGGCTGATCTTATGGACCGCTGGGCAAGGTGA
- a CDS encoding TrpB-like pyridoxal phosphate-dependent enzyme codes for MNKIVLDENEIPKKWYNINPDLPSPLPEPRNPEGGENIENLPRVFSRGVLEQEMSMERWIKIPREVRDVYKMIGRPTPLFRAKGLEEMLDTPARIYYKREDYSPTGSHKLNTAIAQAYYAREDGAERLTTETGAGQWGTALSLACSLMDLQCKVYMVRVSFNQKPFRKTIMQLYGGEVVPSPSDHTEFGRKILSEDPEHPGSLGIAISEAMEEALQYENVYYSLGSVLNHVLLHQTVIGLETQKQLEIAGETPDVMIGCVGGGSNFGGAVFPFIKDKLDGKLDCEFIAAEPRSCPTLTQGEYRYDFGDTAGMTPLLKMYTLGHDFVPPSVHAGGLRYHGMSPQVALLVKEGIIKARAVEQHKIFESGVKFAKAEGVVPAPETCHAISVAMDEARKCRETGEEKTIVVSFSGHGLLDLKGYGDYLEGKI; via the coding sequence ATGAACAAGATTGTTCTTGACGAAAATGAAATACCAAAAAAATGGTACAACATCAACCCGGACCTGCCATCACCACTACCAGAACCCAGAAACCCTGAGGGCGGAGAGAACATAGAGAACCTTCCAAGGGTGTTCTCAAGGGGGGTTCTTGAGCAGGAGATGTCAATGGAGCGCTGGATAAAGATCCCCCGTGAGGTCAGAGATGTCTACAAGATGATCGGAAGACCCACCCCACTCTTTCGAGCAAAGGGCCTTGAGGAGATGCTTGACACCCCCGCCAGGATATACTACAAGAGGGAGGATTATTCACCCACAGGAAGCCACAAGCTCAATACCGCGATAGCACAGGCATACTATGCCCGTGAAGATGGAGCTGAAAGGCTCACAACAGAAACAGGCGCTGGACAGTGGGGAACCGCCCTCTCACTTGCATGTTCACTCATGGACCTCCAGTGCAAGGTCTACATGGTCAGGGTTTCCTTCAACCAGAAGCCCTTCAGGAAAACAATAATGCAGCTCTATGGTGGCGAGGTTGTCCCATCACCAAGTGACCATACCGAATTCGGAAGGAAAATACTCAGTGAGGACCCAGAACACCCGGGCTCCCTTGGTATAGCCATATCAGAGGCCATGGAGGAGGCCCTCCAGTATGAAAACGTTTACTACTCCCTTGGAAGCGTCCTCAACCACGTTCTGCTACACCAGACCGTGATAGGTCTTGAAACACAGAAACAGCTGGAAATAGCAGGTGAAACACCTGACGTCATGATAGGATGTGTGGGTGGGGGCAGCAACTTTGGCGGGGCGGTTTTTCCATTCATAAAGGATAAACTTGATGGTAAGCTCGACTGTGAATTCATAGCAGCTGAACCAAGATCCTGCCCGACCCTCACCCAGGGAGAATACCGGTATGACTTTGGTGACACTGCTGGTATGACACCACTCCTCAAGATGTACACACTAGGCCACGACTTTGTACCCCCATCTGTACATGCAGGCGGTCTGAGGTACCATGGAATGTCACCGCAGGTTGCACTGCTGGTGAAGGAGGGCATCATCAAGGCCCGGGCCGTAGAACAGCATAAAATATTTGAGAGCGGTGTTAAATTTGCAAAGGCCGAGGGGGTTGTTCCTGCACCAGAGACCTGCCACGCCATAAGTGTTGCCATGGATGAGGCCAGAAAGTGCAGAGAGACCGGTGAGGAAAAAACCATAGTCGTAAGCTTCTCTGGCCACGGGCTCCTGGACCTCAAGGGTTACGGGGACTATCTTGAGGGCAAAATCTGA
- a CDS encoding cysteine peptidase family C39 domain-containing protein, giving the protein MKSFLGDEVIVRQSSGYSCGPAALATVLRNLGVHCSEAELAELAGTDESGTTMYGLILAATSKGVSARGVRMEISDLRRNHIAFVRYGDTAHYTVVLSVDDRNITLADPAMGRIRIRRDIFSKIFTGNVLVVEREED; this is encoded by the coding sequence ATGAAATCGTTTCTGGGTGATGAGGTTATAGTGAGGCAGAGCAGCGGATACAGCTGCGGTCCGGCGGCACTTGCCACGGTTCTCAGAAACCTTGGAGTTCACTGCAGCGAGGCAGAACTGGCGGAGCTTGCAGGTACAGACGAATCAGGGACCACCATGTATGGGCTGATACTCGCAGCAACCTCGAAGGGGGTGAGTGCAAGGGGTGTCAGGATGGAAATATCGGATCTGAGAAGGAATCACATCGCATTTGTAAGGTACGGTGACACGGCACACTACACCGTTGTTCTTTCGGTTGATGATAGAAACATCACCCTGGCTGACCCTGCCATGGGGAGGATCAGGATAAGGAGGGATATCTTCTCAAAAATATTCACAGGCAACGTTCTTGTGGTTGAAAGGGAGGAGGATTAA
- a CDS encoding glycosyltransferase family 28 protein, whose translation MSSGGVILKLAVAAELAPAKTFHPLMQESEHEYHCLCHGGGVREVLGDLCQEYYSMGTSRSRSGGKMEIAYLVLRDIAATWRHLGKINPDLVLTCGNAGDVRKAIAASYLRGNGVLHIEQDIYNPIEMIAFADIVTAPSTRYRDYLEDTYLLENVEVIGGYPHALYVSRLQTEDPGIGNYTLLVLGGDLRRGDIPDLISRVEALGRRIIVVPFRFSPHYVRSFAGSEETEVLEGFVDLPSLMAYADLVIYGAGMGLTIEAAVLGVPAIKLRGFHERHASVDLAGEVGIPVVDSASLSEVADDVKPPESSGIVGNAERAVRKLIGLIDDFHEVAGPRGGLRSMKRIWDSRKSFR comes from the coding sequence ATGTCCTCTGGAGGTGTTATCCTGAAACTGGCAGTTGCAGCTGAACTGGCACCTGCAAAGACCTTCCATCCCCTGATGCAGGAATCTGAACATGAATACCACTGCCTGTGCCATGGTGGGGGGGTGAGGGAGGTCCTGGGAGACCTTTGCCAGGAATACTACTCAATGGGAACCAGCAGGAGCAGATCCGGGGGTAAGATGGAAATCGCATACCTCGTCCTGAGGGATATTGCAGCTACCTGGCGCCACCTTGGAAAAATAAACCCGGATCTCGTGCTCACATGCGGGAATGCAGGGGATGTGAGGAAGGCCATCGCAGCATCATATCTCAGGGGGAATGGTGTCCTTCATATTGAACAGGACATCTACAACCCCATTGAAATGATAGCGTTTGCAGACATTGTAACGGCACCATCCACCCGCTACAGGGATTACCTTGAGGATACGTACCTCCTTGAGAATGTTGAGGTCATAGGTGGCTATCCCCATGCCCTCTATGTGAGCCGCCTCCAGACTGAGGATCCAGGTATCGGGAATTACACTCTCCTGGTCCTTGGAGGCGACCTGCGAAGGGGGGATATACCTGACCTCATATCGAGAGTTGAAGCCCTTGGAAGACGCATTATCGTGGTACCCTTCCGCTTCAGTCCACATTATGTGAGGAGCTTCGCAGGTTCGGAGGAGACTGAGGTCCTTGAGGGGTTTGTTGATCTTCCATCCCTCATGGCCTACGCTGACCTTGTTATATACGGGGCAGGAATGGGTCTCACCATCGAGGCCGCGGTGCTGGGTGTTCCGGCAATTAAGCTCCGGGGTTTCCATGAGAGACACGCGAGCGTGGACCTTGCAGGTGAGGTGGGGATACCTGTGGTTGATTCTGCCAGCCTCAGTGAAGTGGCGGATGATGTGAAACCACCTGAGTCCTCAGGAATTGTAGGGAATGCTGAGCGGGCCGTCAGAAAATTGATAGGGCTCATTGATGATTTCCATGAGGTCGCAGGTCCCAGGGGTGGATTGAGGTCTATGAAGCGCATCTGGGATTCCCGGAAAAGTTTCAGGTAG
- a CDS encoding class II glutamine amidotransferase: MLLTSGCITIHHRRISLQNLRGVIGLCELLGFCFNREVKPSFSLKGFRMRSEDNPHGWGLAFYPDESVQVYKEPCPSKESPLSQFLENYEPIGSRIIISHIRRISSGDKSHSNTHPFQREWDGRDYVFAHNGTLNIDNPGVGRYKPVGTTDSEIAFCHIMNRISEEGVKFRDDEDYLWLWSVLNDINGYGDFNCLLSDGKHLFSYHDMEGYKGLHQLHRKAPYGPVELLDDDYQIDLAHEKKPDQEGYIIASKPLTSEKWEAFLRGELRVYRDGKLIFRVSEESI; encoded by the coding sequence ATGCTATTGACCTCAGGCTGCATCACAATCCATCACAGAAGGATCTCATTACAAAATTTAAGGGGAGTGATTGGTTTGTGTGAACTTCTGGGGTTCTGTTTTAACCGGGAAGTGAAACCATCCTTTTCCCTCAAGGGTTTCAGGATGAGGTCAGAGGATAACCCTCACGGCTGGGGGCTGGCCTTCTATCCAGATGAATCGGTACAGGTTTACAAAGAGCCCTGCCCATCAAAGGAGAGTCCGCTGTCACAGTTCCTGGAGAACTATGAACCCATAGGTTCTAGGATCATAATATCCCATATACGTCGGATAAGCAGCGGGGATAAGTCCCACAGTAACACCCACCCCTTCCAGAGGGAATGGGACGGACGGGACTATGTGTTCGCCCACAACGGTACCCTCAACATTGATAACCCTGGGGTTGGAAGGTATAAACCCGTTGGGACAACTGACTCCGAGATCGCATTCTGCCACATCATGAACCGCATCAGTGAGGAGGGCGTTAAATTCAGGGATGACGAGGATTACTTGTGGCTCTGGAGCGTCCTGAATGATATCAACGGCTATGGAGATTTTAACTGCCTCCTATCCGATGGTAAGCACCTCTTCTCCTATCATGACATGGAGGGATACAAGGGCCTCCACCAGTTGCATCGAAAGGCGCCCTACGGTCCTGTTGAACTCCTTGATGACGATTACCAGATAGACCTCGCCCATGAGAAAAAGCCTGATCAGGAGGGTTACATAATCGCAAGTAAACCTCTGACCAGTGAAAAATGGGAGGCCTTCCTTCGAGGAGAATTGAGGGTCTACAGAGATGGGAAGTTGATCTTCAGGGTCAGTGAGGAGAGCATCTGA
- a CDS encoding TOBE domain-containing protein yields the protein MSFSCRIAIDGTEVPVDDRRFRLLRLIQSRGSISKAAEEAGIPYRSALAYIKNLEELLGEEVVETRRGGKGGGGGSRLTETGIRVVLEYLKLKRALERQISSNEIKGTVEEISGDGSRIRVGNSLLEAPMVEGLSPGDEVILLVDPEDIVLMGKRYDTSMRNTIPGTVTGLELDGDIVTVRINAGDIKLKTRITRESQRKMKLNPGSDVYAGFKAVAVTVLKI from the coding sequence ATGAGCTTCAGCTGCAGAATTGCCATTGACGGAACCGAAGTCCCTGTGGATGATAGAAGGTTCAGACTTCTCAGGCTGATCCAGAGCAGGGGTTCCATAAGCAAAGCAGCAGAGGAGGCTGGTATCCCCTACCGCAGCGCCCTTGCCTATATAAAGAACCTTGAGGAACTCCTCGGTGAAGAGGTCGTGGAAACCAGAAGGGGTGGAAAAGGTGGGGGTGGAGGTAGCAGGCTCACAGAAACAGGTATCAGGGTCGTCCTTGAGTATCTTAAATTAAAGAGGGCCCTTGAAAGGCAGATTTCCAGTAACGAAATCAAGGGAACTGTTGAGGAGATTTCAGGAGATGGTTCAAGGATAAGGGTGGGAAACTCCCTCCTTGAGGCACCAATGGTTGAGGGTTTATCCCCTGGAGATGAGGTCATACTCCTCGTTGACCCTGAGGACATTGTGCTCATGGGTAAAAGGTACGATACCAGCATGAGGAACACCATTCCAGGGACTGTTACAGGCCTTGAACTGGATGGGGACATCGTGACCGTCAGGATCAATGCAGGTGACATTAAACTCAAGACCCGCATAACACGTGAATCTCAGCGTAAAATGAAACTGAACCCTGGATCCGATGTATATGCTGGTTTTAAGGCTGTTGCTGTTACTGTTCTTAAGATATGA